The Humulus lupulus chromosome 4, drHumLupu1.1, whole genome shotgun sequence genome has a window encoding:
- the LOC133830110 gene encoding probable aspartyl aminopeptidase, with amino-acid sequence MAKEEGSPVVSDLVDFLNASPTAFHAVDEAKKRLRSVGYEQVSEKEDWKLEAGKKYFFTRNHSTIVAFAIGKKYIAGNGFYIIGAHTDSPCLKLKPVSKVTKGGYLEVGVQTYGGGLWHTWFDRDLTLAGRVIVREEEGGVVSYSHKLLRIEEPIMRIPTLAIHLDRGTDGFKVNNQTHLLPVLATSIKAELNKVVAGNGPVESNSQTDGKKSNEKTTLEDAKHHSLLLQLLASQLGCKPDDICDFELQACDTQPSLIAGATKEFIFSGRLDNLCMSFCSLKALIDATSYDSSLEDEAGVRMVALFDHEEVGSDSAQGAGSPAMLTALSRITNSFTSDFKVVEKAIQKSFLVSADMAHALHPNYMEKHEDNHQPKLHGGLVIKNNANQRYATNSVTSFLFREIASKHKIPTQDFVVRNDMGCGSTIGPILASGVGIRTVDVGAPQLSMHSIREMCAVDDVRHSYQHFKAYFQEFSHIDSKITVDM; translated from the exons ATGGCGAAGGAAGAAGGAAGTCCTGTGGTCTCTGATCTTGTTGACTTCTTGAACGCTTCACCTACTGCTTTCCATGCCGTCG ACGAGGCAAAGAAGCGTCTGAGAAGTGTAGGGTATGAGCAAGTTTCGGAGAAAGAAGATTGGAAACTGGAAGCAGGGAAGAAGTATTTCTTTACTAGGAATCACTCCACTATAGTAGCCTTCGCCATTGGTAAAAA GTACATTGCGGGGAACGGATTTTACATAATTGGGGCTCATACTGACAGTCCTTGTCTGAAACTTAAACCTGTTAGCAAG GTAACTAAAGGGGGGTATTTGGAAGTTGGTGTCCAAACATATGGAGGTGGCTTGTGGCACACATGGTTTGATCGAGACTTGACACTTGCGGGAAGAGTGATAGTAAGAGAAGAGGAAGGTGGAGTTGTTTCATATTCACATAAACTTCTAAGAATTGAGGAACCTATAATGCGGATCCCAACCCTTGCAATTCACTTAGACAG GGGTACTGATGGTTTTAAGGTGAATAATCAGACTCATCTTCTACCTGTCTTAGCAACATCAATTAAG GCAGAGCTCAATAAAGTTGTTGCTGGTAATGGTCCAGTTGAAAGTAATTCTCAGACTGATGGAAAGAAATCTAATGAGAAAACAACCTTGGAAGATGCAAAGCACCACTCACTTTTACTTCAG CTTCTTGCAAGCCAGCTTGGGTGTAAGCCCGATGATATTTGTGATTTTGAGTTGCAAGCCTGTGATACTCAACCAAGCTTAATAGCTGGTGCCACAAAGGAATTTATATTTTCAGGACGGCTTGATAATCTGTGCATGTCATTTTGTTCTCTTAAG GCATTAATAGATGCAACTTCTTATGATAGCAGCCTTGAGGACGAGGCTGGTGTTAGAATGGTGGCTTTGTTTGATCATGAGGAGGTGGGATCCGATTCAGCCCAAGGCGCAGGCTCTCCAGCCATGTTAACTGCCCTATCACGGATTACAAATTCCTTCACCTCAGATTTTAAG GTGGTCGAGAAGGCCATTCAAAAGAGTTTTCTCGTATCTGCTGACATGGCACATGCCCTGCACCCTAATTATATG GAAAAACATGAAGACAACCATCAGCCCAAGTTGCACGGCGGGCTTGTAATAAAAAACAATGCCAATCAACGCTATGCAACCAATTCAGTCACTTCCTTTCTATTCAGGGAGATAGCATCCAAGCATAAAATTCCTACCCAG GATTTCGTTGTCCGTAATGACATGGGTTGTGGTTCAACCATTGGTCCCATCCTTGCAAGTGGTGTTGGAATAAGGACAGTTGATGTTGGTGCTCCGCAACTTTCGATGCATAGCATCCGAGAAATGTGTGCTGTTGACGACGTGAGGCATTCTTATCAGCATTTCAAAGCTTATTTCCAAGAGTTCTCTCACATTGATTCGAAGATCACAGTGGACATGTAG